The Sporosarcina sp. Te-1 DNA window GACATTTTCTTCTCACGGACCGCCCGATACGCGGACGTTATTTTACCGGCCGTCCCATCGCTTGAGAAAGATGGAACATTTACTAACACGGAAAGACGAGTACAACGGTTGTATCAGGCACTTCCAGAGCTGGGCGATGCCAAGGCGGATTGGTGGATTATGCAGGAGATCGCAAACCGGCTCGGAGCTGATTGGGCATACAGGCACCCTAGCGATATCTTCGCAGAAATGGCGAGCTTATCTCCTTTATTCAGCCAAGCGGATTACTCTGTCATGGAGGATTGGGATAGTTTCTTATGGGGCAGCTTAACTGGCGAGAGCACGCCGCTCCTATATGTAGACGGATTCAACTTCCCGGATAAAAAAGCACGTTTTGCCTTGTCGGATTGGGTTGAGCCGACTCAATTCCCAGCGGAATTCGACCTGCATATCAATAATGGCCGGATGCTGGAACATTTCCATGAAGGAAATCTGACGAATAAATCAGACGGTATACAATCGAAAGTACCGGAAATCTTTGTGGAAGTGTCACCTGAACTGGCGGAAGAGCGTGGTGTAGTCAGCGGTTCAACAGTCCGTCTTGTTTCGCCGTACGGGGCGTTGCGGCTGCCCGCTCTCGTCACAGACCGAGTGAAAGGAAACGAACTGTTTCTGCCAATGAACTCGGTGGAAAAGGAATCTGCCGTTAATTTCTTGACAGGGCCGGCAGTAGATCAGCGAACGAATACGCCAGCGTTTAAACAGACAAAAGTGCGGATGGAAGTTATCCGGAAAGAAGGTAAGAGTCCACTGCCTGCATCCAATCCGCGGAATAAGAAGAGACATCCGCAGAACGGGGTGGAAGTGGAACGGAAATGGGCAAGACCAGGCTATGAACATCTAACCGATGGGGAGAAAGGGTGAGGATAGATGGCTGCACCGATAACAACCATTACAAGACGAGAACTTACCAAGGAAGAAATTCAAGAAGCGAAGTTGAATGAACTGCAATCTTTGCTGGCGGAACAGGAGCAAGCCGTCAAAAAGATACTTGCCATCACGAACGAGTTAAACGAGGCGGGAATACTGGATGCGTTGAAAGCGATGGCGGAGGCGCGGGAAAAGCTCGCAGGCATTGCTGTATCGCAAGCATCCCGTGAGCCGGTCACCAATATGATCAACCATCTTACGAATGCAGCTGGCATGCTGTCTTCCCTTAATCCGGAAACAACATCGAAGCTGGCCGCCAGTGTGCAAAGCGGTTTGACGGAGGCGGAATTATATAGAGGGAATGAGGCTAAGGTGAGTGTGTTTCAATTGCTAACTGCCTTGAATGACCCGGATATTAATGAAGCAGTTAAATTTTCTCTGAACTTCTTGAAAGGAATGGGGAAGGAATTGAATCGGGGATAAAATGCCCCATCTAATTCGAGGGGAGGAGCGATCCTCCTCTTTTTGATTCCAAAGGACTGAATCTCATTTTTCTTCTCCATCGTTTGTCCCGTTTTATAGAATGATTGAAACAATTCAAGCGGAACAACGTATAGTGATGAGAATACATAGAAAGTGGAGGGACAACGTGAATACAATAGAAGAAAATCGTCAACCTGTATCTGAGAAGTTGAATCCGTGGCTGTCGATTTGGGTTCGGCCAAAGGAGACGACCCGGTATGCGATTGAGAAAATGCCAATGGGATTCATCATGGTACTTGTCGCCATCAATGGCATCTTTGACGTGCTGGATCGAGCAGTTGCTAAAAACTTAGGGGATAAAATTGCTACCCCTTTGATCTTTCTGATTGCGTTATTTGCAGGCCCGCTCTTTGGACTGCTCTCCTGGTGGATTGGGTCAGGAATAGCCTACATTTTTGGGAAATGGTTAGGGGGTAC harbors:
- a CDS encoding DUF1641 domain-containing protein yields the protein MAAPITTITRRELTKEEIQEAKLNELQSLLAEQEQAVKKILAITNELNEAGILDALKAMAEAREKLAGIAVSQASREPVTNMINHLTNAAGMLSSLNPETTSKLAASVQSGLTEAELYRGNEAKVSVFQLLTALNDPDINEAVKFSLNFLKGMGKELNRG